Below is a window of Spelaeicoccus albus DNA.
CCGTACCGGAGATCGTCATCGCCCGGATCCGGGTTCTTGTCCGAGGGAACGACCTGGCCGTGCCAGCTGCTGAAAATGTCGATATACGGCCAAAAACGCTGCGTGTAAACCTGATCCTGACCACCGATGGGCTGAGCTCGGATGTCGTACACGTCGCCGCGATAATCGCCGGAGACGGTGAGCAATTGCGTCGTGGGATCAAGGTCGGGATGTGCCTGGGTGGCGGTGAACGGCGCTATTCGCTTGGCCCGCGGGATCAGACACCGGAAGTGCCGCGCGTATTCGTCGGACTCCGGTGACCAGTTCAGCACGTCGTCGGAGAGGAATCCGTGAGTTGACGGGCCGGGCGGCAGGCCGCCGCTGCTCGGTGCGGGATATCCGGTGTCGTCCGCGTGAGCCGGCGTCGCGCCGACAATTTGCGGAGCGATAGCGGCTGCGGCAGTTCCGGCAATGGCGACGCGCAGAAACGTGCTGCGCGTCATTCCGGCGTTGGCCGGCGGTCGGGGGTCGGCGAAATCCTTGGAGTGGGCGCGCGGGGATGAGACGGTCATATCGCTCCAATTCGAGTGTGATCCAGATAACGCTTATAGGTTAATCGCTTAAGTTCTTAAGTAAAAGAGGAGTAAAAGAGGTATGCGCAGTAGAGGATCGGCGCCAGGACGCTGCACGGCATGCGACGCACCCGTAGGCTGAAGTCGTGAAACGACGAGCAATGGCGATGGCCTGTCTGCTGGGTGCCGCAGGCGTCACACACTTCGTTCGCCCTGCCACTTTCGACTCGATCGTGCCGCCCGGGCTCGGCAACAGGCGGTTCTGGACGTATGCCAGCGGCCTCGCCGAACTCAGTTGCGCCGCAATGATTGCCGCTCCCGCGACCCGGCGATTTGGCGGATTGTGCACGGCAGCCCTGATGGTTGCCGTCTATCCGGCGAACATCTACACCGTGGCAAAGCACTGGCGGAGCCCGAAGGGGCGCTCGATTGCGCTGGCGCGGTTGCCGCTGCAAGTGCCGCTCGTCAAAGTGGCGTGGGAAATCGCCGAGGAGAGTCGATGACGTTTGCCGCTCACGAACCGTTTGGCTCGTATCCACTCGCCGGCGGTGTCGACGTCGTCGGCATCCCGGCCCGGGTCGGCACGTTGACGGCGTTCCATGCCGCACCGGCGACAAACAAGGGCGCGGTGAGCCGACCTGCCGTCCTCATCATCCCGGGGTTCTCCGGGTCGAAAGAGGACTTCCGCGAATTCGTGCCGAAGCTTGCCGGGGCCGAATGGGACGCGTGGGCGTACAGCCAACGCGGCCAAGCCGACTCGGCCGCCCCGCCGGGCATCGACAACTACCGGGCCGAGGACCTTGCCGCGGACGCCGTCGAAGTGGCCGGCCTGATCTCCCCGGAGCGCCCGGTGCACCTGGTCGGCCACAGCCTCGGCGGCGTCATCGCCCAGAACGCCGCGATCATGCGACCGGACCGGTGGGCAAGCGTGACGCTGCTTTGCTCCGGACCGCACGGGTGGCCCGGCCGGCACGACGACACCTACGACGCAGTCACGGCCCACGGCGGCGAAGAAGTCTGGCGGCTTGGCAATCCGGCGCTCGCCGACCTGCCGGATTCGGAATTGAGTACGGACGACGTGTTTTGGCGCCGGCGCTTCCGGTCCACTTCCGACGACAACCTGCGTGCCGGGGCCAGACTGCTGCGCGATCATCGCGACCTGACCGACGAACTTCGGGCAACCGCGCTACCGTTCCACGTGGCGCACGGCGAATTCGACACGGCATGGCCCATCGACTGGCAGCGCGAGATGGCCGAACGGCTCGGCGCGACGTACAGCGTCCTGGCCGGCGGGGAGCACTCGCCGCAGTTCGAAGCCCCGGACGAAACGCTTGCCGCGCTGACCGATTTTTGGAGTCGGTGTGCCTGACGCAATCGTCATCGGGGCCGGAATCATGGGCGCTTCGATAGCCCTGGAACTTGCCAAGACACGCAGGCGCGTCGTCGTGCTGGACAAGTCGGGCGGGCCCGGGAACGGGTCGACGTCCGCGTCGAGCTCCGTCGTCCGGTTCAACTATTCGACGCTCGACGGCGTCGCCACCGCATGGGAAGCACGCCACTGCTGGGCCGCGTGGCACGACCATCTCGGGTTCACCGACCCGGCTGGCACGGCCGCATTCAAACGGACCGGAATGCTTTGCCTGGATTCCCCGCCGGCACCCCGCTCCGACGTGCTGGCGCATTTCGACACGGCCGGCGTCCCCTACCGCGAATACACCACCGGCGAGCTGGCGGCAGCGTTTCCGATGCTCGACACCGGCAGCTATTGGCCGAACAAACCCGTGACGGACGACGCGTTCTGGTCCGATCCGACCGGCCGCTTGGGCGGGTATCTGACGCCGGACGCCGGGTACATCGACGATCCGCAGCTGGCGGCGCACAATCTCGCGGCCGCGGCGACGGACCGCGGCGCCGAATTCCGGTTCCACGCCCAAGTGAGCGCGATCGACACCGCACCCGGTGGCGTCCGGCGGGTACGCCTGGCCGGCGGCGACCAGGTCGAGGCACCCATCGTGGTCAATGCGGCAGGGCCATGGTCGGCGGCTGTGAATCGGCTGGCCGGGGTCGGCGATGATTTCACGGTGACGGTGCGTCCGATGCGCCAAGAGGTTCATCAGATCGATTCGCCGGACGGCGTCACGCCGCCGGGCGGACTCGACGTGGCTCTCGCCGACGTCGACCTGGGCACGTATATGCGCCCGGGAGCGCATCATTCGCTGCTGATCGGCGGCACGGAGCCCGAATGCGACGGATTCGAATGGCTCGCCGACCCGGACGAGGCAAATCCGGCGGCGACCCGCGGGCGGTTCGAGGCGCAAGTGCTGCGTGCTGCACGCCGGCTTCCGGGGCTGACGGTACCGACCCGAGTCAAAGGGGTGGCGGGCGTCTACGACGTGGCAAGTGATTGGACGCCCATCTATGACAAGACCGATGCCCCGGGGTTCTACGTGGCTATGGGCACGAGCGGCAACCAGTTCAAGAACGCGCCGTTGGTCGGCAGGTTCATGGCCGCCATCATCGGCCACACGGAGGACGGGTACGACCACGACGCCGACCCGGCCGGCTACGAGTGCGAATTCACCGGCGGCCGGGTGAACCTTGCGGCGTTCTCACGCAAACGGCCGGTCAATCGGGCCAACTCCGGCACCGTCATGGGGTGATCATCCGAGGGCTGCAATCCCGTCGAGCAGCCGCCCGACATCGCCGGACGTCGTGTACGGGGCAATGCCGGCACGGACGCCGCCCTCCGGTAGGCCGGCGGCAGCCGCGGCCTCCTGCGCGTAGAAGTGGCCGCCGCCGACACAAATGTCGTGGGCACCAAGCCGTGCCGCGACCTCGGCAGGCGTGAACCCGTCCACAGTGAACAGCGCCGTCGGCGTGCGCCGGGCGGGGCTGCCGATCAGTGCGACGTTGTCGTACCGCGCCAGCCCGTCGATGAGTTGGGCGAACACGTCGTCCTCGTGCGCTTTCAGTGCCGCATACGAGGACGTCAGCCGCTCGCGCAACGTTCCGGTTGTGCCCGCCAGCGAGGCGAGGAACTCGACGGCGGCGCTCGTCCCGGCGATTGCCTCGTACGGCAGCGTGCCAAGCTCGAACCGCTCGGGCACGTCGTTCGACGACGGGGCAAGCTTGTACGGAGCTATCGCCTCGAGGACTGCCGGCTTGCCGGCCAGCACGCCCAGATGCGGGCCGCAAAATTTGTACGGCGAGCACACGAACAAGTCCGCGCCGACCCGGCCGAAGTCGACGAGGTCGTGCGGCGTCAGGTGCACGCCGTCCACGTAGAACAGCGCGCCGACCGCGTGGACTATTTCGGCGATTGCCGGAAGGTCGGGCATCGTGCCGAAGAAATTGGACGCGCCGGTCAGCGCCACGACCTTGGTGCGCTCGCCGACGACGTCCCGCACGGCGTCCGGATTCACGTCGCCGGTCGCTCGGTCGAACTCGATCCACCGCACCGTGGCACCCTTGTCTGCGGCCGCCGTGATCCACGGCCGGATGTTCGAGTCGTGATCGATCCGCGAGACGACCACCTCGTCGCCCGGACCCCACTCGCGAGCTAACGCACGGGAGATGTCGGTGGTGAACTGAGTGGCGCTTCGGCCGAATGCGATGCCTGCCGGTTCGGCGCCGAGCAACGCGGCAAGCGAGTCCCGCCCAGCGCGCACGACGTCGTCCGCATTGCGCGCGGACGTCGTGTCGGTACCGCGGTTGGACAGCGGACGGGTCATCGTGCCGGCAATGGCGTCGGCGACCCGGCTGGGGGTCTGGGTGCCGCCGGGCCCGTCGAAGAAGGCGGTGCCGCCGGCCAAGGCCGGGAACTGCCGGCGTAATTCATGGGCGTCGTAAGTCATGGCTCAACCCTAGACCCGGGGCCGCGTCCCGGCACGACCGACGGCGCCGCCCGTCTCTGTGCCGGCGCGCTCAAACCGGGCATCGACGACCGGGGCACCGACGTCGGATTACGTCGGTGCCCCGAGACTGCGTGAAATCGTCCGAGCTGAGGTGCGGACCAGCGCGATGAACGCGTGGACGCGGGTATTCGATCCCGGTACGACTATCGAGAGCGCCGCCGCGATTTCTCCCGATCTGTCGAAAATCGGCGCAGCTACAGCCACGGTCTTGGACGGCGCGGAACGGCGGACGACGGCAGCGCCCTGCCTCCGGGCATCCGCCAGCACTCGCCGAGTCTCGTCGGCGCCAATGACCGGCATCCCCGGTTCAGTGTCCGCCGGGGCGGCCAGAACGCTTTCAACGAATCCCGGGTTCGAATACGCCAAGAGCACGCGCCCGCCCGCCGTTGACCGTAGCGGCATTCGGCCGCCGACCCGGTAGGCTACCTCGGTCGCCGCCCTGCCGGACAGCCTGTCGATGAGTACTCCATCGCCTCGATCGACGACGGTGAGCAGCACATGGTGCCGCGTCACCTCGTACAGATCTTCCAGGTACGGCAACGCCACCTGTCGAAGGCCGTTGCCGCGCGGAGCCAGCGACGCGATTTCCCAGAGCCGAACCCCGACCACGTACTGACCGCTCGGCAAACGTTCGAGGGCACCCCAGTCGGTGAGATGACCAAGGAGCCGGAACACGGTGGCCGGTGCGAGTCCCGACCGCCGCGACAATTCCGACAGCGTCAGCGCCCGCCGACGATCGGAAAACTGTTCGAGTAGACGCAAGGCTCGCGGCAGTACGGATGCCGGAGTGTCCCCGGCCATGGGCTGCGCGCGCATTTCTACTCCCATCCGAGAACTCTGCCGCAGAATGTTTTTCACTCAGTGAAAATATAGCTGATGTGTCGCTGAGCTCTCATGCGACTCTTGTCACCAGCGATATTTACGCATGCAACTCCACGACAAACGATTGGATAACGATGTCCATCACAGCCAGGCGGCCACGCATGTCGGGTGCGCTCATAGGCGTCTTCGTCGTATCGTGGCTCGGACTGCTCGCCGACGGCTACGACCTGTATGTTTACGGCGCGACAATTCCCGGAATTCTCGGCGGGCACGGTTTCGACGTCACCACGGCCGACGTCGGGTTGGTCGGAAGCATAGCCCTCGTCGGTATGCTGTGCGGCTCGCTCGTCGTCGGTATCCTTACCGACAGACTCGGCCGCCGCCGCATCTTCATCTCGTTCCTGACGCTGTTCTCCCTGATGATGCTTGCCTGCGCCATCGCGCCGAACTGGACGTCGTTCGCCGCCTTCCGGTTTGTTGCCTGTTTCGGGGTGGGCGGCCTGCTCCCGACCGCGGTCGCGGTCGCTCATGAATTCGCACCGGCCGGCCGAAAGTCCATAGTGGTCGGAATCGTACTCACGGGCCCCGCAGCCGGCACCGTCATCGCTTCCCTGACAGCCCTCGGCCTCCTGGAAACGCACGGTTTCCGTCCGGTCTACGCGATCGCCGGGTTGGCGCTGCTGATTGTCCCGGCATGCTGGAGGCTGTTGCCCGAGTCTCCGTCTTATCTGCGCTCGCGAGGCAGGGTTGAGGAGGCCGAGCGCGTGGCCGGGCGATTCGGCGTCCCCGTCGAGGAGAATGCTCCGGTGATGGCGGCGACGATCGCCTCATCCACTCGTGCCCTTTTTCATGGCGGCCGAACGCGTACGACGATCGTGCTGTGGATGGTGTGCCTGCTGAGCCTGCTGACAATCTTTGGCGTGAGCACGTGGCTGCCGCAGATTATGCGCGAAGCAGGATACGGGGTCGGATCGTCGGTCTCGTTCTTGCTCGCATACTCCGTCGGCGCGATCATCGGCACCATCATCGCTGCGCTGCTCGGTCAGCGATTCGGGCCAAAGCCGATGGTGATGACCGGATTCGTTGCCGCCGCCGTCGCGCTCGGACTGATGGCCACCAACCCGTCCGGCATCGCCATCGCGGTGTTGTCGGCGGTGGCCGGCTTCGGCGGCCTCGGCACGCAGAACATGATCAACGACTACGTCGCGCAGTACTATCCCGCCGGAAGCCGCGCCACGGGTCTCGGGTGGGCGCTCGCCGTTGGACGGATCGGTGCAATTGTCGGGCCGACGTACGGAGCGTTCATCATCGGACTGGGCGGCGGCGTCTCCGTTGCGGCGATCTCGTTTGCAGTTCCCGCGCTGTTCGGCGCCGCGCTCATGTTCGCCGTCGGCCAGATCAAGTCCGACTCCGGGGCCGGCGTCGTGGAACCCGCACCAACGCGGTCCGCGGCCATCTGAAATCCGGCTACCAACGAAAGTCAGCGCTAGACATGATCACCGACACCCTCTTCGGCCTTCCCGGTCACGCGCCGATAGTCATCGTCGGCGGAGGGCCGAGCGGCCTCTTTCTGTCGCTCGACCTGGCCCGCTACGGCGTGCCGAGCGTCGTTCTCGATGGCCGCCGGCACATCGACGCGAACCGGCCGCGGGCAAAAACCACCAATACACGCACCATGACCCATTTGCGTCGGCTCGGCCTTGCGGAATCGCTGCGCCGGGCAGCCCCGCTGCCGGTGGATTACAGCGAAGACGTCATCTTCTGCACGAGCGCTACCGGTTATGAGCTCACCCGGTTTCACGAAGCGTTCCAGCTGCACCGCGGCCGGTACGATCTGCAGCCGGAAAGCGGACAGCAAGTCGGCCAACCCGTTGTGGAAACGGTGCTGCGCGAGGCGGTCGCCGCCGAACCGCTGGTCACGGCGTACGTCGGCGCTCGGGTCGATTCGATAGACACCCCGGATGGCGGCTATCGGCTGTTTGTGCGGCACGACGACGGCCGACGATCGATAAGCGCCGACTACCTCGTCGGCGCCGACGGTGGTTCTTCGGTCGTGCGCAAATCCATCGGGCTGCGTTTGGAGGGCTCCTCTGCCGCACGGTCGAACCTCAACGTGCTGTTCCGGTCGCGCGAACTTGCCGACACCATCACCCTCGACAAGGCCGTGCAGTACTGGATCACCAATCCCGCTGCGCCGGGCATGCTCGGCCCACTCGACCTCGACGGCACGTGGTGGACGATTCTGCAAGGTGTCGACTCCGACGACGTCGTCGCTGACCCGGTTCCTTCCATCCGTGCCATGGTTGGGGCAGAAATCGACATCGACGTGATTGAGAAGGATCCGTGGACGGCACGGATGCTGCTCGCGGACCACTACCGCTCGGGCAACGCCTTCTTGGTCGGAGATGCAGCACACCTCAATCCTCCGTGGGGCGGTCACGGGTTCAACACCTGCATCGGGGATGCCGCGAACCTCGCGTGGAAACTTGCCGCAAGTGTCAAGGGGTGGGCCGGACCCGTACTGCTGAACAGCTACGAGGCCGAACGACGTCCGGTCGCTGCCCGCACGATCCGGGACGCAGCCGCGAACGGTAACTCGCTGGCATACGATTTCGCGGACGCCGAATTGCTGGACGACGGGCCGGCCGGGCAGGCGGCCAGGGACGCGGCAGCAGCCAATCTGGTCGTCAAGACGAGCGAGTTTCATTCGCTCGGCCTCGTCCTCGGTTACGAGTACTCCGACTCGCCGCTCAGCGGAAAAGGTGACGTCGTTCCGCCGTCCGACCCTGTCCGGTACACGCCGAGTGCCGCCCCGGGATGCCTGCTGCCACACACCTGGCTGGCTGACGGGTCCTCTATCTACGACATGCTCGGCCCGGGATTCACGCTGCTGTATGAGATTGGCCGAATCCCGACAGGCCAGCCGGAAGAGCTGTCGTTGGCGGCGGGCCGGTACGGGATACCGCTCACGGTCCGCGCGATTACGGAGTCGTGCAGTGTCTGGGGCGTGGCGGCCGTACTGGTCCGCCCCGACCAGCACACCGTGTGGCGCGGCAGCGATCTCTTCGACAGAGAGGGAGCGGGTGGCGCAGAGTCGGCGCTGACAGCGCTCGTGCGTGCCGCCGGAGTTCCGGACGGCGACCTCAACAGCTCTACCACCGACCGAATGAAAGAAACAGCCGGATGAACGAGACAATCCGACGAGAGAGGCAAATTCAGTGAAACTCATCGGCGTGGAGACCTCCACGGGCGCACACCATGTCGCGATCGACGACGGAGAGCGATGCCGAATACTGGATACGGTCGACGGGTTTTGGTCCGCACCGTCC
It encodes the following:
- a CDS encoding cysteine desulfurase-like protein — its product is MTYDAHELRRQFPALAGGTAFFDGPGGTQTPSRVADAIAGTMTRPLSNRGTDTTSARNADDVVRAGRDSLAALLGAEPAGIAFGRSATQFTTDISRALAREWGPGDEVVVSRIDHDSNIRPWITAAADKGATVRWIEFDRATGDVNPDAVRDVVGERTKVVALTGASNFFGTMPDLPAIAEIVHAVGALFYVDGVHLTPHDLVDFGRVGADLFVCSPYKFCGPHLGVLAGKPAVLEAIAPYKLAPSSNDVPERFELGTLPYEAIAGTSAAVEFLASLAGTTGTLRERLTSSYAALKAHEDDVFAQLIDGLARYDNVALIGSPARRTPTALFTVDGFTPAEVAARLGAHDICVGGGHFYAQEAAAAAGLPEGGVRAGIAPYTTSGDVGRLLDGIAALG
- a CDS encoding DoxX family protein codes for the protein MKRRAMAMACLLGAAGVTHFVRPATFDSIVPPGLGNRRFWTYASGLAELSCAAMIAAPATRRFGGLCTAALMVAVYPANIYTVAKHWRSPKGRSIALARLPLQVPLVKVAWEIAEESR
- a CDS encoding MFS transporter, giving the protein MSGALIGVFVVSWLGLLADGYDLYVYGATIPGILGGHGFDVTTADVGLVGSIALVGMLCGSLVVGILTDRLGRRRIFISFLTLFSLMMLACAIAPNWTSFAAFRFVACFGVGGLLPTAVAVAHEFAPAGRKSIVVGIVLTGPAAGTVIASLTALGLLETHGFRPVYAIAGLALLIVPACWRLLPESPSYLRSRGRVEEAERVAGRFGVPVEENAPVMAATIASSTRALFHGGRTRTTIVLWMVCLLSLLTIFGVSTWLPQIMREAGYGVGSSVSFLLAYSVGAIIGTIIAALLGQRFGPKPMVMTGFVAAAVALGLMATNPSGIAIAVLSAVAGFGGLGTQNMINDYVAQYYPAGSRATGLGWALAVGRIGAIVGPTYGAFIIGLGGGVSVAAISFAVPALFGAALMFAVGQIKSDSGAGVVEPAPTRSAAI
- a CDS encoding NAD(P)/FAD-dependent oxidoreductase — protein: MPDAIVIGAGIMGASIALELAKTRRRVVVLDKSGGPGNGSTSASSSVVRFNYSTLDGVATAWEARHCWAAWHDHLGFTDPAGTAAFKRTGMLCLDSPPAPRSDVLAHFDTAGVPYREYTTGELAAAFPMLDTGSYWPNKPVTDDAFWSDPTGRLGGYLTPDAGYIDDPQLAAHNLAAAATDRGAEFRFHAQVSAIDTAPGGVRRVRLAGGDQVEAPIVVNAAGPWSAAVNRLAGVGDDFTVTVRPMRQEVHQIDSPDGVTPPGGLDVALADVDLGTYMRPGAHHSLLIGGTEPECDGFEWLADPDEANPAATRGRFEAQVLRAARRLPGLTVPTRVKGVAGVYDVASDWTPIYDKTDAPGFYVAMGTSGNQFKNAPLVGRFMAAIIGHTEDGYDHDADPAGYECEFTGGRVNLAAFSRKRPVNRANSGTVMG
- a CDS encoding alpha/beta fold hydrolase produces the protein MTFAAHEPFGSYPLAGGVDVVGIPARVGTLTAFHAAPATNKGAVSRPAVLIIPGFSGSKEDFREFVPKLAGAEWDAWAYSQRGQADSAAPPGIDNYRAEDLAADAVEVAGLISPERPVHLVGHSLGGVIAQNAAIMRPDRWASVTLLCSGPHGWPGRHDDTYDAVTAHGGEEVWRLGNPALADLPDSELSTDDVFWRRRFRSTSDDNLRAGARLLRDHRDLTDELRATALPFHVAHGEFDTAWPIDWQREMAERLGATYSVLAGGEHSPQFEAPDETLAALTDFWSRCA
- a CDS encoding FAD-dependent monooxygenase gives rise to the protein MITDTLFGLPGHAPIVIVGGGPSGLFLSLDLARYGVPSVVLDGRRHIDANRPRAKTTNTRTMTHLRRLGLAESLRRAAPLPVDYSEDVIFCTSATGYELTRFHEAFQLHRGRYDLQPESGQQVGQPVVETVLREAVAAEPLVTAYVGARVDSIDTPDGGYRLFVRHDDGRRSISADYLVGADGGSSVVRKSIGLRLEGSSAARSNLNVLFRSRELADTITLDKAVQYWITNPAAPGMLGPLDLDGTWWTILQGVDSDDVVADPVPSIRAMVGAEIDIDVIEKDPWTARMLLADHYRSGNAFLVGDAAHLNPPWGGHGFNTCIGDAANLAWKLAASVKGWAGPVLLNSYEAERRPVAARTIRDAAANGNSLAYDFADAELLDDGPAGQAARDAAAANLVVKTSEFHSLGLVLGYEYSDSPLSGKGDVVPPSDPVRYTPSAAPGCLLPHTWLADGSSIYDMLGPGFTLLYEIGRIPTGQPEELSLAAGRYGIPLTVRAITESCSVWGVAAVLVRPDQHTVWRGSDLFDREGAGGAESALTALVRAAGVPDGDLNSSTTDRMKETAG
- a CDS encoding IclR family transcriptional regulator, with product MGVEMRAQPMAGDTPASVLPRALRLLEQFSDRRRALTLSELSRRSGLAPATVFRLLGHLTDWGALERLPSGQYVVGVRLWEIASLAPRGNGLRQVALPYLEDLYEVTRHHVLLTVVDRGDGVLIDRLSGRAATEVAYRVGGRMPLRSTAGGRVLLAYSNPGFVESVLAAPADTEPGMPVIGADETRRVLADARRQGAAVVRRSAPSKTVAVAAPIFDRSGEIAAALSIVVPGSNTRVHAFIALVRTSARTISRSLGAPT